Proteins from a genomic interval of Trifolium pratense cultivar HEN17-A07 linkage group LG6, ARS_RC_1.1, whole genome shotgun sequence:
- the LOC123890739 gene encoding ubiquitin receptor RAD23d-like: MKINVKTLKGTHFEIQVNPKDTVGDVKKNIEVVQGAAIYPAPQQMLIHQGKVLKDETTLEENQVAENSFVVIMLSKNKVSSSGASAASSAPSNPAAPAASSLPPSSTPQPPASTARQGESNPEQAPAVTPPTNVVSNTYGQAESNLLAGSNLESTIQQILEMGGGSWDRDTVIRALRAAFNNPERAVEYLYSGIPEQAEAPAVAASTNVGQAENPSVQAPQPAVPTGGPNTNPLNLFPQGIPNLGANENAGDLEFLRNSQQFQALRTMVQANPQILQPMLQELGKQNPNLMELIQDHQADFLRLINEPGGEENLEGQLGSLAPNTITITPEENEAIQRLEDMGFDRDLVLEVFFACNKNEDLAANYLLDHQNEFDD; encoded by the exons ATGAAGATTAACGTCAAGACTCTCAAAGGGACTCACTTTGAGATCCAAGTGAACCCTAAAGATACG GTTGGTGATGTGAAGAAGAATATAGAGGTAGTGCAAGGTGCTGCTATTTATCCTGCTCCACAACAAATGCTTATTCATCAAGGGAAAGTGCTTAAGGATGAAACTACTTTGGAAGAAAATCAAGTTGCTGAGAATAGTTTTGTTGTGATCATGTTGAGCAAG AATAAGGTATCATCAAGTGGAGCCTCAGCTGCTTCATCTGCACCCTCAAACCCA GCTGCCCCAGCTGCAAGTTCTTTGCCTCCTTCATCAACACCTCAGCCTCCTGCTTCTACTGCCAGACA GGGAGAATCCAATCCTGAGCAAGCTCCTGCTGTAACTCCTCCCACTAA TGTGGTGTCCAACACGTATGGCCAAGCAGAATCTAATCTCCTTGCTGGAAGTAATTTAGAATCAACTATTCAGCAGATTCTAGAAATGGGGGGAGGAAGTTGGGATCGGGATACTGTGATCCGCGCTCTTCGAGCTGCATTTAACAATCCTGAAAGAGCTGTTGAATATCTCTATTCT GGCATCCCCGAACAAGCTGAAGCTCCAGCAGTTGCTGCATCCACCAATGTTGGACAGGCAGAAAACCCTTCAGTCCAGGCTCCACAACCAGCTGTGCCTACTGGTGGGCCCAACACCAACCCACTGAACTTGTTCCCCCAG GGCATTCCCAATTTGGGTGCAAATGAAAATGCAGGTGACTTGGAATTCCTGCGTAACAGTCAACAG TTCCAAGCATTGAGAACAATGGTGCAAGCAAACCCTCAAATCTTGCAG CCTATGCTTCAGGAACTGGGAAAACAAAATCCAAACTTAATGGAGCTCATCCAAGACCATCAAGCTGACTTCTTACGTCTTATAAATGAGCCTGGAGGAGAAGA GAACCTAGAGGGTCAGTTGGGTTCTCTTGCGCCTAACACCATCACTATCACCCCAGAAGAGAATGAGGCCATTCAACGG CTTGAAGATATGGGATTTGATAGAGATCTCGTGTTGG